The DNA sequence AGGTTGTTGGTTCTGAAATATCCCTCAGTATAGAACTTGGTCTCGTTGAAAATCTCGTTTCCTGCTACGCCCTGGAATTGTGCGGAGAAATCGAATCCTTTGTAGGAAGCAGCCAAGCTAAATCCATACAAGAAATCTTGGTTAGCGTCGCCGATGAAGGTGCGGTCGTTTTCGTCGATGATGCCGTCTGGGATATCCTCGGGACCGCTGATGTCGCGGTACTTCAAATCACCGGGCAGGGCACTTCCGCCGAACGGAGTCGGTCCATTCTCGATTTCCTCCACGGATTGGTAGATGCCTTCCACCTCGTAGCCATACAGGGCGAAGAGTGAAGAGCCGGGAGCTACGCGGTTACGGAAGGTGAAATCAGTGGAGCTGTTGCGCTCGATCGCTTCCAAGCCTTCTGCCAAGCTCAGGACTTCGTTGTCGAGCAATCCGAAATTGGCTCCGATGGAGTACTCGAAATCACCAGATTTGCCATTGTAGGCGGCTTCCAATTCCAACCCGCGGTTGCGTACTTCTGCGGCATTCAGGTAAATGTTGGAATACCCGGTTGCGTCTGGAAGTGGCAGGCTCAAGAGCAGGTCGTTGGAGTTCTTGATGTAGTAGTCGATGCTGGCGGTGAATGCATTGTTCATCCAGCCCATGTCCAACCCGATGTTCAATTGCTCCTGCTTTTCCCACACGAGACCAGGGTTGGCGATGGTACCACCCGGAGCGACCGAGTTGACCACTTCCTGCAAATCCCCAAATACATAGCGCGCATTGGAGTTGAGGGTCGAAATGGTAGCGCTGGCATTGATCTGGTCGTTGCCGAGGAATCCCCAGCTGGTGCGCAGCTTCAACAGGCTGAATGGCGCATCCTCCATGAATGCTTCATTGCTGATCACCCAACCCAAAGATCCCGAGAAGAAGTTGTCATAGTAATTCTCGCGGGTAAAGGCGGAAGAACCATCGCGGCGGAAGTTGAAGGTCGCCAGATATCTGCTGTCGTAGTCGTAGATGAATCGACCAATGTAGGACTCGGTACGCTTTTCAGTCATGAATCCTCCCAACCCACGGACATCGTCAGAAGCATTGATCACAGGAAATTCAGGGGTGATATTCTGGCCAGCAGTGGTCACGCTCACCTGAGAATTCTGGATACTCTGAATCGTGTATCCCGCCAAGACATCTACGTTGTGCTTCCCGAAAGTCTTTTTGTAGTTCAGGGTATTTTCCCAGAGGAAGGACATACTCTCGCCGCGTGCATCGGTGACCTGCGCGCCATTGGGCTGCCCCAGTACTGGATCGCCATATCCCAATTCGTAGTAGGGAGCAAACAGGCGATTCTGATAATTGGACACATCTACGCCGATATTCACCTTGAAGATGAGGTTTTCGAGGATGTCGTATTGGCCGTAGACATTGCCCAAAGCACGCATTACGTAGCTTTCATTGTCGATCAGCGTCTGGCTGGCAATCGGGTTCAATACCCCGATATCCCCGTCCGCATTGGATGGGCCGTTGAAGCCGCCCAAGGTGTTGTCCGGATTGTAAATGTCTATCGCTGGAGAGTTGGCCAATGCCCAGAACACAGGGCCACGACCGTTGGCACGAAACTCCTTGTCAAACTTGGAACGGGAAATGGCCATGGAGTTGCCAAACTTGAACTTGCCGAGGCGAGTGTCAGTATTCACGCGCAGATTGGTGCGCTGAAAACCTGTCCCGATGACCGTCCCCTGCTCATCGTAGTGGCTCAGGGAGGTATAGAAGGAAGTGCGCCCGTTGCCGCCACTCGCGGTCAATTCATAGCTCTGGAGCCCCGCATTGCGGAACAATTCATCCTGCCAGTCGGAATTTGTAGTGACTGCGGTACCGTCGAGGTTGACGATTCGAGGCAATCCTGCATTGTCCCGGACGGTATTCATCACCGTTTGGTATTCAGGTCCACTCAGCATGTCGAGCTGACGTGTGGCAGATTGCACCCCACCAAAGGCGTTGAAGGAGATTTTCGCCTCTCCAGAAGTACCGCGCTTGGTGGTGATGAGGATGACCCCGTTGGCGGCACGTGCACCGTAGATCGCGGCGGCTGACGCATCCTTCAAGACCGTGACAGATTCGATATCGGATGGATTCAAGGTGGAAAATGGGTTTCCACCGCCACCGATGCTGGTGGAAATGATATTCCCATCTACCACAAATAGCGGGTTACTTCCTCCTGTGATAGAGCTGGTTCCGCGAACGCGCACACTCAATGTCCCACCTGGAGATCCAGAAGTGTTGGTGATCTGCAAGCCTGCAACCTGCCCTTGGAGTGCAGATTGGAAGTTGGCCACTGGGCGGCCTTCGAGTGCCTCTGCATCTACTTTGCGGATGGCACCAGTGAGGGTTTGTTTGCGCTGGGAACCATAGCCCACTACGACAACTTCATCGAGGTAGCGGTCGTCCAACAGCATGGTGAAGTTGAGGGTGGAGGCATTGCCGACGATGCGAGATTGAGGGGTATATCCTACATAGGATACCATAAGCGTTTGCGTATCGGAATCAACGGTGATGGAGTAGGCTCCTTCGCCATCTGTAATGACCCCGTTAGTAGTCCCCTTGATCAACACCGATGCACCGATCAGCGGCGAGCTGTCGGAATCAGTGATTTTCCCGGAGACCTGCCTTTGGGCCAGCAATTCATTGCCGACTCCAAAGAGCAAGATCATGAGGAAAAACTTGATCGTACATTTTTTCATCATCTTACGATTTAGGATTAAGAGAATAGTAGGTTTGACCAGTTTTCGATATGTGGATCGAATGAATTCCGGTTGTCATTCGAAGCGACACTCAAAGGACCCAGAGTTGATAAGTCGGAAGAGATGCCGTTCGAAACGTTGAAATAAGGAGTCCCTATTTTCCCGCTATTCGCTACGAATTTGAAAAGTCAGAGAAATTAGTCCGGTGAAAAGTGCCCTTTTGAGGCTCTCTAGGCGGTTTTTGCGCAGGGCTTGTCGAGTCCTCGCCAGTCCCCAAAAACAGCCTCAAGAGGATGTTATGGGCGAAATGAGGTCGCCTGACAGCCTACTTTTGACTGATGGGCGGAAAGGGTGAGCGTGTGAGAGGATGGTACTGTCGGGAAAAGGATACTCCTCGATTCGGAGTTTCCCAATGCCCGACTTTTCGGAAATGGGTTTCCGAAAAATCATCTGTGAATTTATAAATCACAACCGGTGGAATCAATCTGTTTCGGAAGTTCGGACCAGCCTGTGCCGGATTGTGATTCGTTCAGATCCGGTCAAGCTTCACATCTGAATGTCCATTCATCTCATGCACCCATCGCTTACTTTTGCTGAATACCGCGACAAGATCCTCGGAGGCTGGATCGGAAAATGTGCGGGCGGAATCTTGGGCGCTCCCATCGAGGGCTTCAAGCGATTCAACCAAATCCCCATCTCTGACGAACTATTCGCCAACACCTTCCCCAATGATGATCTCGACCTGCAGATCCTCTGGTTGGACATGATCCGCCAAAAAGGACCTTGGGTCCGGCAGGGAGATTTTGCCCATCATTGGAAGCATCACGTGGACTTCCCCTGGAACGAATATGGAATCGCCACTTTCAATCTGCATTCGGGTTTGGATGTGCCGGATTCGGGACGTCTCCACAATCGCTACTGGGGCGAAAGTATGGGATCGCCCATCCGCAGTGAGATCTGGGGGATGGTTTGTCCGGGTCTTCCTGCACATGCCGCTCGATACGCCCAAATGGATAGCGAAGTCGATCATGCGGGTTTTTCGGTAGATGCCGAGCGCTTCCTCGCTGCATCTGCGGCGATCGCATTTGTGGAGTCGGACCTCCGGATCATATTGAATCAGGCCTTGGCACATATCCCCGCGGGAAAGACTTGCCATCGGATGATCCGCCAAGTCATGGCTGATTTTGACCAGTATGGCCCCGAGATTACCCGAGGCAAAATCAAGAGCCAATGGGGAGATGCAGATTTTACCTCTGCACCGATGAATGTCGCCTTTACGATTTTGGCGCTGCTTCAATTTGGCGATTCCTTCGAATCCATCGTCCAATCCCTGCATTTTGGACACGATAGTGATTGTATCGTGGCGACTGCCGCTGCATTGATTGGCATCATCCACGGCTATGAAGCCATCCCGGAGATCTGGAAACAGCGTGTCGGAAATGCCCTCGTCGTCAGCCCAGAGATTGTCGGGATCGAAGTCCCAGGCACCATCTCTGAATTGGCGGATGGTACTGCTGACATGGGTATCGCCTTCCTTGCTTTGCTTGAAGAGATCCACTTGGAAGGAGCGCCTAACCCACAGCACTACCCGAAGCCCGCTTACCATCTCGTCTCCGAAGTGGTTTCCTCCCATGATCTGGAAGCTGCCATTGCTCCGACGCTCAACATCCATATCGAGCGATTTGGGCAATCAGGATTACCGCCCCAAATGGTGGTGCAATCAGAATGGTTTGCCGAGGTTGAGGTCCCCCTTTCTGGCGAAGTCTCAGCATGGACGATCCCCCTTTCTTGGCGACAGGAAAAGCTCGATGCGCTCCTCGACGGCACAGCGAAGCCTACCAACTTGAAATATGAGATTCATGTAGGTTCGGAAATTCATGCCAAGGGAATTCCCCATTTCGGAAGTTGGCAAATGGTGGGTCCATTTATGGCGGATGATCCCGCCCTTGAACCCATGCATGCTACCTATCCAGACCACGGGCTCGCGTCGATGCCGTCGGCTGTTTACATGAATCACGATCTGGCAGATCCCCATCGGGAAATTCTGGCGCCTTCCGCGCTGGTAGCATTGGCAGAAGGAGCAGGAGAGGATGTGCCGTTTGGGTGTCAGGTCGCATATCCAAAGGGATTTGAGTGGGACTTGGGGGCGTATTTCTATGGGCGTGGAGAGCGTACGATTTATCTACAGAGCTATTTGTCAGGAGCAGAGCCTACTGCCAAATGGCTCTGTATTGGGGCCGCAGCTTCCGTACAAGTTTGGTTGGATGGCCGCTCGGTCTATCAGGAGGAGGAACTCAAGCGATGCTGGCCCATGGCCCATACTGCCGAGCTAACCCTGACCAAACAAAGACATCTGGTGACAATCCGTCTGGATTTCCCGACTGATCAATACGGTATCCATCTGGGGCTGAAGGAACATGCGGGCAAGCATCCGCATCAGTGCCAATGGGACCGAAATTGGCGTTTCGCATTTCCTCGAATGTAGGAGTAGTAGCACATCTAGCAATTGTCAAGGCATCCGGTCCCACTCGTTATGGAGTGAGGGCCGGATTTTTTTGATGGGGGGCTCAGCATCCATTCACGCGCTCAGGAGATCGTCGAGCCTTACATAGTCAAGGGTTGGAAACCCTCGCCTGTGAGGTGTCGCGCCTACAGCGCTTTCTTTTTGGCTGAGCCGGATTTCGGCCAATCCAATCACGTCATTCCAGCCTGCCATCAGCCTAGGCCCATGTGTCGGCGGCAGAGGTGGAATCTCCCCGAGCTTGCAAGGCATGCCTGCTCGCTTCTGGCAAAAGACAAGTCCTGGCATGCACGAGGCATGAGATCCCGCATACTCAGCCATTCTAAACCTCATGTCATCCTGAACGGCCGTAGCCGAGGCTTCAAGCGATGGGGGCCGATTCAGGATCTGGGCATTCATTCCTCTATAGATTCTGAATAAATCCCCGACACACAGGTCCGCCCTTCAGATTTTTCAGAATGACACAGGGAGGGGGGCTCGGCATCCATCCACGCGCTCGGGAGATCGTCGGGCCCTACATAGTCAAGGGTTGGAAACCCTCGCCTGTGAGGTGTCGCGCCTACAGCGCTTTCTTTTTGGCTGAGCCGGATTTCGGCCAATCCAATCACGTCATTCCAGCCTGCCATCAGCCTAGGCCCATGTGTCGGCGGCAGAGGTGGAATCTCCCCGAGCTTGCAAGGCATGCCTGCTCGCTTCTGGCAAAAGACAAGTCCTGGCATGCACGAGGCATGAGATCCCGCATGCTCAGCCATTCTACTACCTCATGTCATCCTGAACGGCCGTAGCCG is a window from the Pontibacter sp. G13 genome containing:
- a CDS encoding ADP-ribosylglycohydrolase family protein gives rise to the protein MSIHLMHPSLTFAEYRDKILGGWIGKCAGGILGAPIEGFKRFNQIPISDELFANTFPNDDLDLQILWLDMIRQKGPWVRQGDFAHHWKHHVDFPWNEYGIATFNLHSGLDVPDSGRLHNRYWGESMGSPIRSEIWGMVCPGLPAHAARYAQMDSEVDHAGFSVDAERFLAASAAIAFVESDLRIILNQALAHIPAGKTCHRMIRQVMADFDQYGPEITRGKIKSQWGDADFTSAPMNVAFTILALLQFGDSFESIVQSLHFGHDSDCIVATAAALIGIIHGYEAIPEIWKQRVGNALVVSPEIVGIEVPGTISELADGTADMGIAFLALLEEIHLEGAPNPQHYPKPAYHLVSEVVSSHDLEAAIAPTLNIHIERFGQSGLPPQMVVQSEWFAEVEVPLSGEVSAWTIPLSWRQEKLDALLDGTAKPTNLKYEIHVGSEIHAKGIPHFGSWQMVGPFMADDPALEPMHATYPDHGLASMPSAVYMNHDLADPHREILAPSALVALAEGAGEDVPFGCQVAYPKGFEWDLGAYFYGRGERTIYLQSYLSGAEPTAKWLCIGAAASVQVWLDGRSVYQEEELKRCWPMAHTAELTLTKQRHLVTIRLDFPTDQYGIHLGLKEHAGKHPHQCQWDRNWRFAFPRM
- a CDS encoding TonB-dependent receptor; this encodes MMKKCTIKFFLMILLFGVGNELLAQRQVSGKITDSDSSPLIGASVLIKGTTNGVITDGEGAYSITVDSDTQTLMVSYVGYTPQSRIVGNASTLNFTMLLDDRYLDEVVVVGYGSQRKQTLTGAIRKVDAEALEGRPVANFQSALQGQVAGLQITNTSGSPGGTLSVRVRGTSSITGGSNPLFVVDGNIISTSIGGGGNPFSTLNPSDIESVTVLKDASAAAIYGARAANGVILITTKRGTSGEAKISFNAFGGVQSATRQLDMLSGPEYQTVMNTVRDNAGLPRIVNLDGTAVTTNSDWQDELFRNAGLQSYELTASGGNGRTSFYTSLSHYDEQGTVIGTGFQRTNLRVNTDTRLGKFKFGNSMAISRSKFDKEFRANGRGPVFWALANSPAIDIYNPDNTLGGFNGPSNADGDIGVLNPIASQTLIDNESYVMRALGNVYGQYDILENLIFKVNIGVDVSNYQNRLFAPYYELGYGDPVLGQPNGAQVTDARGESMSFLWENTLNYKKTFGKHNVDVLAGYTIQSIQNSQVSVTTAGQNITPEFPVINASDDVRGLGGFMTEKRTESYIGRFIYDYDSRYLATFNFRRDGSSAFTRENYYDNFFSGSLGWVISNEAFMEDAPFSLLKLRTSWGFLGNDQINASATISTLNSNARYVFGDLQEVVNSVAPGGTIANPGLVWEKQEQLNIGLDMGWMNNAFTASIDYYIKNSNDLLLSLPLPDATGYSNIYLNAAEVRNRGLELEAAYNGKSGDFEYSIGANFGLLDNEVLSLAEGLEAIERNSSTDFTFRNRVAPGSSLFALYGYEVEGIYQSVEEIENGPTPFGGSALPGDLKYRDISGPEDIPDGIIDENDRTFIGDANQDFLYGFSLAASYKGFDFSAQFQGVAGNEIFNETKFYTEGYFRTNNLSTNVLDAWTESNPSTTTPRAIPSVNSNNDLVSSFFVEDGSYLRLKNLQLGYTLSSELMEKTTAIDRVRVYMAGQNLLTFTNYTGYDPEIGLNGIDAVGYPQTRRISFGVQLGF